Proteins found in one Acidobacteriota bacterium genomic segment:
- a CDS encoding citrate (Si)-synthase — MSTLKQTLFQKIEAHRPRIARLLKEHGDVELGKVTIAQAIGGARGVRCLVTDISYLDPHEGIRFRGKTIPETFAALPKAPGSDYPYVEGFWYFLLTGEVPTPEQTLEVVRDFKARSRVPEYVHDLLRTMPRDTHPMTMFSAAILAMQRESNFARRYNEGMTKFEYWDPMYEDASNLLAKLPAIAAYIYRMKYKADTPIAADPELDLGGNFAHMMGIPQPYDDVARMYFILHSDHESGNVSAHTTHLVASALSDCYYALSAGINGLAGPLHGLANQEVLRWTQALMDRLGNQEPTEEVIEKALWETLNSGQVIPGYGHAVLRKTDPRYTSQREFCLKHLPDDPLFKLVNMVYQVAPKVLQEHGKAKNPWPNVDAQS, encoded by the coding sequence ATGTCCACGCTCAAGCAGACCCTGTTCCAGAAGATCGAGGCCCATCGCCCCCGCATCGCGCGCCTGCTCAAGGAGCACGGCGACGTGGAGCTGGGCAAGGTGACCATCGCCCAGGCGATCGGCGGGGCCCGCGGTGTCCGCTGCCTGGTCACCGACATCTCCTACCTCGATCCCCACGAGGGGATCCGCTTCCGCGGCAAGACCATCCCGGAGACTTTCGCAGCCCTGCCCAAGGCTCCCGGGAGCGACTACCCCTACGTGGAGGGGTTCTGGTACTTCCTGTTGACCGGTGAGGTGCCTACCCCGGAGCAGACCCTGGAAGTGGTCCGCGATTTCAAAGCCCGGTCCCGAGTGCCGGAGTACGTCCACGACCTGCTGCGCACCATGCCCCGCGACACCCACCCGATGACGATGTTCTCCGCGGCGATCCTGGCCATGCAGCGGGAGTCCAACTTCGCCCGCCGCTACAACGAGGGAATGACCAAGTTCGAGTACTGGGATCCGATGTACGAGGACGCCTCGAACCTGCTGGCCAAGCTCCCGGCCATCGCGGCCTACATCTATCGCATGAAGTACAAGGCCGACACCCCCATCGCGGCAGACCCTGAACTCGACCTCGGCGGCAACTTCGCCCACATGATGGGCATCCCGCAGCCCTACGATGACGTGGCGCGGATGTACTTCATCCTCCACTCCGACCACGAGTCGGGCAACGTCTCGGCCCACACCACGCACCTGGTGGCCTCGGCCCTGTCCGACTGCTACTACGCTCTTTCCGCGGGCATCAACGGACTCGCCGGCCCGCTCCACGGCCTGGCCAACCAGGAGGTGCTGCGCTGGACCCAGGCCCTGATGGACCGCCTGGGGAACCAGGAGCCCACCGAGGAGGTCATCGAGAAGGCCTTGTGGGAGACCCTCAACTCCGGCCAGGTGATCCCCGGCTACGGTCACGCGGTGCTGCGCAAGACCGACCCCCGCTACACTTCCCAGCGGGAGTTCTGCCTCAAGCACCTGCCCGACGACCCGCTCTTCAAGCTGGTCAACATGGTCTACCAGGTCGCGCCGAAGGTACTCCAGGAGCATGGCAAGGCGAAGAACCCCTGGCCCAACGTGGACGCCCAGTCC
- a CDS encoding cupin domain-containing protein, producing MNVVRKFLDGFRWKGVEVLDYKPAGTHFRSISRQVLFDGPGELDAQLRYFAIEPGGHSTLERHTHTHAVMILNGRGRGLVENRVYDLAPFDLVSVPPGCWHQFRAAPDAPLGFLCLVSTCRDRPQRPTPSQLAQLRENPELAAFIRT from the coding sequence ATGAACGTCGTCAGGAAGTTTCTCGACGGCTTCCGGTGGAAAGGGGTGGAAGTGCTGGACTACAAGCCCGCCGGCACCCATTTCAGGAGCATCAGCCGCCAGGTCCTCTTCGACGGACCGGGTGAGCTCGATGCCCAGCTCCGCTACTTCGCCATCGAGCCGGGCGGACACTCGACCCTCGAGCGGCACACCCACACCCACGCGGTGATGATTCTCAACGGGCGCGGCCGAGGTCTGGTCGAAAACCGGGTCTACGATCTGGCCCCCTTCGACCTGGTCAGCGTTCCTCCCGGGTGCTGGCACCAATTCCGCGCCGCCCCGGATGCGCCCCTGGGTTTCCTCTGCCTGGTCTCCACCTGCCGGGACCGGCCCCAGAGGCCTACGCCGAGCCAGCTCGCCCAACTGCGAGAGAACCCGGAACTCGCTGCTTTTATAAGGACTTAA
- a CDS encoding RuBisCO large subunit C-terminal-like domain-containing protein → MNDELIAVTYSVRGSLEQAPARIEALGLEQTVELPRQALPRGFDEASILPRVLTPPEHDARGYRVTLGYPPATAGECPLQLLNLLFGNSSLHDDIVLEEITFPASLDPVLPGPAFGIEGLRSLTGAWGRPLACTALKPMGLAPEDLAELAGRLAAAGIDLVKDDHGLADQAFCPFEQRVRRCAQAVSEANARHGGRTLYVPNLLAVGESLEKQIDLCRRLDIRAVMIEPMLSGPALMPELARRRELAILAHPALAGGRGLAPPALLGRVFRAFGADGVIFPHHGGRFAWTPATCRHIAERLRDTDRARKPSLPVPAGGMDLHQVPEIVAFYGMDVMLLIGGSLHLPPDRLEDRCRRFVAAVTAAGDSS, encoded by the coding sequence ATGAACGACGAGTTGATCGCCGTCACCTACTCGGTGCGCGGTTCCTTGGAGCAGGCGCCGGCGCGCATCGAAGCCCTCGGCCTCGAGCAGACCGTGGAACTGCCTCGGCAGGCGCTTCCCCGCGGCTTCGACGAGGCGTCGATCCTGCCGCGGGTGCTCACCCCGCCTGAGCACGATGCCCGGGGTTATCGCGTCACCCTGGGCTACCCCCCCGCCACCGCGGGCGAATGCCCCCTGCAACTGCTCAATCTGCTCTTCGGCAACTCGTCCCTGCATGACGACATCGTGCTCGAAGAGATCACCTTCCCGGCATCCCTCGACCCCGTGCTGCCGGGCCCGGCCTTCGGCATCGAGGGCCTGCGCTCGTTGACCGGCGCCTGGGGGCGCCCCCTGGCATGTACCGCTCTCAAACCCATGGGGCTCGCTCCGGAGGACCTGGCTGAACTGGCGGGGCGACTCGCCGCGGCGGGCATCGACCTGGTCAAGGATGATCATGGCCTGGCGGACCAGGCCTTCTGCCCTTTCGAACAACGGGTCCGCCGCTGCGCACAGGCCGTCAGCGAGGCCAACGCCCGGCACGGCGGCCGGACTCTCTACGTTCCCAACCTGCTGGCCGTCGGCGAGTCCCTTGAAAAGCAGATCGACCTCTGCCGACGGCTCGACATACGGGCCGTGATGATCGAGCCCATGTTGTCCGGTCCGGCACTGATGCCGGAGTTGGCCCGCCGGCGCGAGCTGGCCATCCTCGCCCATCCCGCCCTGGCCGGTGGACGGGGCCTGGCCCCTCCGGCCCTGCTGGGCCGGGTCTTCCGGGCCTTCGGCGCCGACGGGGTGATCTTTCCCCATCACGGCGGACGCTTCGCCTGGACTCCGGCTACCTGCCGTCACATCGCCGAACGACTCCGGGACACGGACCGGGCGCGTAAGCCCAGCCTGCCGGTGCCTGCCGGGGGCATGGATCTGCACCAGGTACCCGAAATCGTCGCCTTCTACGGCATGGACGTGATGCTGCTGATCGGCGGCAGCCTGCATCTGCCGCCCGACCGCCTCGAAGACCGCTGCCGGCGATTCGTCGCCGCCGTGACGGCGGCAGGAGACTCGTCATGA
- a CDS encoding CBS domain-containing protein: protein MGKASSILERKGREVYTIGPQEKVIDAIRLMVDKNVGSLLVMDGSEILGILTERDYLSRVVLQGRTSRETPVSEIMTGAEKIVFVDPDASVEECMAVMTEKRVRHLPVMDNGKLAGVISIGDLVRQISRDRKAQVQYLTDYIVGKYPA from the coding sequence ATGGGTAAGGCCTCATCGATTCTCGAGCGCAAGGGCAGGGAGGTCTACACCATCGGCCCCCAGGAGAAGGTGATCGACGCCATCCGGCTGATGGTGGACAAGAACGTCGGCTCACTGCTCGTCATGGACGGCAGCGAGATTCTCGGCATCCTCACCGAGCGGGATTACCTCTCCCGGGTCGTCCTGCAGGGCCGCACCTCCCGCGAAACTCCCGTCAGCGAGATCATGACCGGCGCCGAAAAAATCGTCTTCGTCGATCCGGATGCCAGCGTCGAGGAGTGCATGGCGGTGATGACGGAGAAGCGAGTGCGCCACCTGCCCGTCATGGACAACGGCAAGCTGGCGGGAGTGATCTCGATCGGCGACCTGGTCCGACAGATCTCCCGCGACCGCAAGGCTCAGGTGCAGTATCTGACCGACTACATCGTCGGCAAATATCCCGCCTGA
- the lpdA gene encoding dihydrolipoyl dehydrogenase: MVMGSLSQQTDVVVIGGGPGGYVAALRAADLGREVILVEERPRRGGVCLLEGCIPSKTLIHSVEIAEAARHGKSFGVVCGEVSIDAGALRTHKEKVVTVLSRGVDQLLKARGVEVIQARARFEGPRKLQLAGADVAGIEFRHAIVATGSSIVRLPMMEGLDLWTSREALEVGEIPTSLLVIGGGYIGLELGFVYAGLGSKVSVVEMLPSLLTGADKDLVRPVAKSAKSAFEEVMLEARVTGIEKVGSGGFKVTIEAKGKTLERTFDQVLVAVGRKPNTGDLGLEHTGVKVDEQGWIEIDDQCRTAEPSIYAIGDVTPGPMLAHKASRQGKVAAEALAGHSAAFDNRAIPAVVFTRPEVAWAGLTEDQAREEGRPVKVGRFPLAALGRARTLGGPDGAFKVISDPDSGLLLGVGMVGPHASELVAEGALAIEMGATLEDLAATIHPHPTLSEGLCEAAEVALGAAIHITSR; this comes from the coding sequence ATGGTCATGGGAAGTCTCAGCCAACAGACGGACGTTGTGGTGATCGGCGGCGGACCCGGGGGATACGTCGCCGCCCTCCGAGCCGCCGACCTGGGCCGGGAAGTGATTCTCGTCGAAGAGCGTCCCCGCCGCGGTGGGGTCTGCCTGCTCGAGGGCTGCATCCCCTCCAAGACCCTGATCCACAGCGTGGAGATCGCCGAGGCCGCCCGCCACGGCAAGTCCTTCGGCGTGGTATGCGGTGAAGTGAGCATCGATGCGGGGGCCCTGCGAACCCACAAGGAGAAGGTCGTCACGGTTCTCAGCCGCGGCGTCGACCAGTTGCTCAAGGCCCGGGGCGTGGAAGTGATCCAGGCCCGTGCCCGTTTCGAGGGGCCGCGCAAGCTGCAACTGGCGGGCGCCGACGTGGCGGGTATCGAATTCCGCCACGCCATCGTCGCCACCGGCTCGAGCATCGTCCGGCTGCCGATGATGGAGGGCCTCGACCTGTGGACCAGCCGGGAGGCGCTGGAGGTCGGGGAGATCCCCACCTCGCTGCTGGTGATCGGAGGCGGGTACATCGGCCTCGAACTGGGCTTCGTCTACGCGGGCCTGGGCTCGAAGGTCAGCGTGGTGGAGATGCTCCCCTCCCTGCTGACCGGCGCCGACAAGGACCTGGTGCGCCCAGTGGCCAAGAGCGCCAAGTCGGCCTTCGAAGAAGTCATGCTCGAAGCCAGGGTGACCGGTATCGAAAAGGTCGGGAGCGGCGGTTTCAAGGTCACCATCGAGGCCAAGGGCAAAACTCTCGAGCGCACCTTCGACCAGGTCCTGGTGGCCGTCGGACGCAAGCCCAACACCGGCGACCTGGGCCTCGAACACACCGGGGTGAAGGTCGACGAGCAGGGTTGGATCGAAATCGACGACCAGTGTCGCACTGCCGAACCTTCGATCTACGCCATCGGTGACGTCACGCCGGGGCCGATGCTGGCCCACAAAGCCTCCCGACAGGGCAAGGTGGCCGCCGAGGCCCTGGCCGGACACAGCGCGGCCTTCGACAATCGGGCCATCCCCGCGGTGGTCTTCACGCGGCCGGAGGTGGCCTGGGCCGGCCTGACCGAAGACCAGGCCCGGGAGGAAGGTCGTCCCGTCAAGGTAGGGCGCTTCCCCCTCGCCGCCTTGGGCCGCGCCCGCACCCTGGGCGGGCCCGACGGCGCGTTCAAGGTGATCTCCGACCCGGACTCGGGACTGCTGCTGGGAGTGGGCATGGTCGGTCCCCATGCATCGGAACTGGTCGCCGAAGGCGCCCTGGCCATCGAGATGGGCGCCACCCTCGAGGACCTGGCCGCCACCATCCACCCCCACCCCACGCTCTCCGAGGGTCTGTGCGAGGCGGCGGAAGTGGCCCTGGGAGCGGCGATCCACATCACCAGCCGCTAG
- a CDS encoding dihydrolipoamide acetyltransferase family protein — protein MFKFKLPDLGEGIHEGEILKWYVQEGDAIAEDAPLVDVETDKAAVTIPSPRAGKIVRLGGPVGGTIEVGSIIAVIDDGSQADGDQAAPEEEATPTGPATPAKAAPPPAPAPAPAPAPAADAGLVRVGPVPAAPVVRRRAREMGIDLHQVPGSGPAGRVTTEDLERFAAGQAPADPTGGGGATGSATIPFFHLDALPDFEAQGPIEREPVRSIRRKVARKMVTSMVVVPHVALMDDVDVTDLEAFRQQRKATHGNEAGGKLSLLPFVVKAVTECLVEFPMFNASLDPHREEIITKHYYNIGFAADTPRGLLVPVIQDTRTKSILEISAEIERLALEARGGTLGPAQMQGGTFTITNVGPIAGTRLIPTINYPEVAILGMGRAEQKAVVREGEIVVRTILPLTLAFDHRIADGADAARFIKRLGELLSSPLTWLLER, from the coding sequence GTGTTCAAGTTCAAGCTTCCCGATCTCGGTGAAGGTATTCACGAGGGGGAGATTCTCAAGTGGTACGTCCAGGAAGGTGACGCCATCGCCGAGGACGCTCCGCTGGTCGACGTGGAGACCGACAAGGCCGCGGTGACGATCCCCTCGCCCAGGGCAGGCAAGATCGTGCGCCTCGGCGGCCCCGTCGGCGGCACCATCGAGGTCGGCTCGATCATCGCCGTGATCGACGACGGATCGCAGGCCGACGGCGACCAGGCCGCACCGGAAGAGGAGGCGACTCCCACCGGTCCGGCGACCCCGGCGAAGGCGGCCCCTCCCCCCGCCCCGGCTCCGGCCCCCGCCCCGGCCCCGGCCGCCGATGCGGGCCTGGTGCGGGTCGGGCCGGTGCCCGCCGCGCCCGTCGTGCGACGCCGGGCGCGGGAAATGGGCATCGACCTGCACCAGGTGCCGGGCAGTGGACCCGCGGGTCGGGTCACCACCGAAGACCTCGAACGCTTCGCGGCGGGACAAGCGCCTGCCGACCCGACCGGCGGCGGCGGCGCGACCGGCTCCGCCACGATCCCCTTCTTCCACCTCGATGCCCTGCCGGACTTCGAGGCCCAAGGCCCCATCGAACGCGAACCCGTGCGCTCCATCCGCCGCAAGGTGGCGCGAAAGATGGTCACGTCGATGGTGGTCGTCCCCCACGTGGCGCTGATGGACGACGTGGACGTCACCGACCTCGAAGCTTTCCGGCAACAGCGGAAAGCCACGCACGGGAACGAGGCCGGCGGCAAACTCTCCCTGTTGCCTTTCGTGGTCAAGGCCGTCACCGAGTGCCTGGTGGAGTTCCCGATGTTCAACGCCTCCCTCGATCCCCATCGGGAGGAGATCATCACCAAGCACTACTACAACATTGGTTTCGCCGCCGATACTCCCCGAGGCCTGCTGGTTCCAGTGATCCAGGACACCCGGACCAAGAGCATTCTCGAAATCTCGGCCGAAATCGAACGGCTGGCCCTCGAAGCCCGGGGCGGTACGCTGGGGCCGGCCCAGATGCAGGGCGGCACCTTCACGATCACCAACGTGGGCCCCATCGCGGGCACTCGGCTGATCCCCACCATCAACTACCCGGAGGTGGCGATCCTGGGCATGGGCCGCGCCGAGCAGAAGGCGGTGGTGCGGGAGGGAGAGATCGTCGTCCGCACGATTTTGCCGCTGACCCTCGCGTTCGATCACCGTATCGCCGACGGCGCCGATGCGGCACGTTTCATCAAGCGCCTGGGCGAGTTGCTCTCGAGCCCCCTGACCTGGCTCTTGGAGCGCTAG
- a CDS encoding alpha-ketoacid dehydrogenase subunit beta gives MPRMNMVQAINLALHEEMKRDESVLVMGQDVGINEGVFRVTAGLYKEFGERRVIDTPLAESGILGSAVGMALAGLRPVAEMQFSGFSYLMMGHLEGHCSRYRSRTHGHLTVPLVVRMPYGGGVRALEHHSESREAMFAHIPGIKVVIPSGPRNARALLTAAIRDEDTVVFMEPKRSYRAFREEVPEESETWPIGKAQVIQEGSDLTLVSWGAMLRMAIEAAGEARAQRGVSVEIIDLLSISPMDTATIIGSVKKTGRCVIVQEAPLSLGPASEIIARINDKALLYLEAPVGRVGSHDVVTPYFGREQAYFPGVDSIRRAIEETLDF, from the coding sequence ATGCCTAGGATGAACATGGTCCAGGCGATCAATCTCGCCCTGCACGAGGAAATGAAGCGCGACGAGAGCGTGCTCGTCATGGGTCAGGACGTGGGAATCAACGAGGGCGTGTTCCGGGTGACCGCCGGCCTCTACAAGGAATTCGGCGAGCGGCGGGTGATCGACACGCCACTGGCCGAATCGGGCATCCTCGGCAGCGCCGTGGGCATGGCGCTGGCAGGGCTCAGGCCGGTAGCCGAGATGCAGTTCTCGGGCTTCTCCTACCTGATGATGGGCCATCTCGAGGGGCACTGTTCGCGCTACCGCAGCCGGACGCACGGACACCTGACGGTACCGCTGGTCGTGCGCATGCCCTACGGCGGCGGCGTACGCGCGCTCGAGCATCACTCCGAAAGCCGCGAGGCGATGTTCGCCCACATACCAGGCATCAAGGTGGTGATACCGTCCGGACCGCGAAACGCCCGGGCGTTGCTGACGGCCGCAATCCGCGATGAGGACACGGTCGTCTTCATGGAGCCCAAGCGCTCGTACCGGGCCTTCCGCGAGGAAGTCCCCGAAGAGAGCGAAACCTGGCCCATCGGCAAGGCCCAGGTCATCCAAGAAGGTTCCGACCTGACCCTGGTGAGCTGGGGCGCGATGTTGCGCATGGCCATCGAGGCGGCCGGGGAGGCCAGGGCCCAGCGCGGGGTTTCCGTCGAGATCATCGACTTGCTGAGCATTTCGCCGATGGATACCGCGACGATCATCGGATCGGTCAAGAAGACCGGGCGCTGCGTGATCGTCCAGGAGGCTCCGCTGAGCCTCGGCCCCGCCTCGGAGATCATCGCGCGCATCAACGACAAAGCCCTGCTCTACCTGGAGGCTCCCGTAGGCCGGGTCGGCAGCCATGACGTGGTCACCCCCTACTTCGGCCGTGAGCAAGCCTATTTCCCTGGCGTGGACTCCATCCGCCGGGCAATCGAGGAAACCCTCGATTTCTAG
- the pdhA gene encoding pyruvate dehydrogenase (acetyl-transferring) E1 component subunit alpha — translation MPAKQTYKFTIPYLRILDQKGVVNTKLDPGLSDERLVALYRHMVLAREADQRMLRLQRQGRLGTFSPSTGQEAAACGPAMAMEDSDWLVPAFRELGALLMRGVPLHRVLLFWGGFEEGNIFPGVKRTLPIAVIVASQIPHAAGVAYAMKYKSEKSAVLCFFGDGATSEGDFHEGLNFAAVWKAPVVFICQNNQWAISTPIQRQMHSETVAQKAVAYGIPGVRVDGNDPLAMYAATREALERARAGEGPTLIEALTYRLMMHTTADDPSKYRDDEEVQTWQDRDPLRRMRRLLDRRKLWSESEEESLLAQVKQQIDAEVKVYEQGVRAKPDILFDHVWAESYPEIEEQRAAFLARQGEGDSNA, via the coding sequence ATGCCTGCCAAGCAGACCTACAAGTTCACCATCCCCTACCTGCGCATCCTCGATCAGAAGGGTGTGGTCAACACGAAGCTCGATCCGGGGCTCAGCGATGAGCGCCTGGTGGCCCTCTACCGCCACATGGTCCTGGCCCGGGAGGCCGACCAGCGCATGCTGCGTCTCCAACGCCAGGGCCGCCTGGGCACCTTCAGCCCCTCCACCGGCCAGGAAGCCGCCGCCTGCGGTCCCGCCATGGCCATGGAAGACAGCGACTGGCTCGTCCCGGCTTTCCGGGAACTCGGAGCGCTGCTGATGCGAGGGGTTCCCCTGCACCGGGTGCTGCTGTTCTGGGGCGGCTTCGAAGAGGGCAACATTTTCCCCGGTGTGAAACGCACGCTCCCCATCGCGGTGATCGTCGCCTCCCAGATCCCCCACGCCGCCGGTGTGGCCTACGCGATGAAGTACAAGAGCGAGAAGAGCGCCGTGCTCTGCTTTTTCGGCGACGGCGCCACTTCCGAGGGTGATTTCCACGAAGGCCTGAACTTCGCCGCGGTGTGGAAAGCCCCCGTGGTCTTCATCTGCCAGAACAACCAGTGGGCGATCTCGACCCCGATTCAGCGTCAGATGCACTCCGAGACCGTGGCCCAGAAGGCCGTGGCCTACGGCATCCCGGGAGTGCGGGTCGATGGCAACGACCCGCTGGCGATGTATGCAGCGACCCGCGAGGCCCTCGAGCGGGCCCGGGCGGGGGAAGGTCCGACCCTGATCGAGGCCCTCACCTACCGCCTGATGATGCACACCACCGCCGATGACCCGAGCAAATATCGCGACGACGAGGAAGTCCAGACCTGGCAGGACCGCGACCCTCTCCGGCGCATGCGGCGCCTGCTCGACCGGCGCAAGCTGTGGAGCGAGAGCGAGGAAGAATCCCTATTGGCCCAGGTCAAGCAGCAGATCGACGCCGAGGTGAAAGTCTACGAGCAGGGGGTACGCGCCAAACCCGACATCCTCTTCGACCATGTCTGGGCGGAATCCTATCCCGAAATCGAAGAGCAACGCGCGGCCTTCCTGGCCCGCCAAGGTGAAGGGGACTCGAATGCCTAG
- a CDS encoding thioredoxin domain-containing protein: protein MTRFRTWLPLSLILVVLCPAALPVGAGQPEVLARVGGQEITKTQVLEAAASQLAELRQKEYDILKGALDQVIDEMLLNEAATKKGQTLEEFINAEIESKAGQPTDQEIQDFYNKYKSRLGGKTLEQARPQIVQRLGLMKKQELFNEIISRLRKAAEVAVFLDPPRVKVAEAGNPAWGPKDAPVTIIEFSDFECPYCARAEKTIDQIKEKYAGKVRIVFRDFPLSFHRHAQKAHEAAACAGDQDKYWEMHKLLFDNQKALAPEQLVSYASQIGLDMDKFKACLDSGSKAEEIAADQKAGAAAGVSGTPAFFINGRFLSGAQPFEAFAQIIDEELAR, encoded by the coding sequence ATGACAAGATTTCGCACGTGGCTTCCCCTCTCCCTGATCCTCGTCGTCCTCTGCCCGGCGGCACTGCCTGTCGGTGCTGGACAGCCCGAGGTGCTCGCCCGCGTCGGTGGACAGGAGATCACCAAGACCCAGGTACTCGAAGCGGCCGCTTCCCAGCTTGCCGAGCTGCGGCAGAAGGAATACGACATCCTCAAGGGCGCCCTCGACCAGGTGATCGACGAGATGCTGCTCAACGAAGCCGCCACGAAAAAGGGACAAACCCTCGAAGAATTCATCAACGCCGAGATTGAAAGCAAGGCCGGCCAGCCCACCGACCAGGAAATCCAGGACTTTTACAACAAGTACAAGTCACGCCTCGGCGGCAAGACCCTCGAACAGGCTCGGCCCCAGATCGTTCAGCGCCTGGGGTTGATGAAGAAGCAGGAGCTGTTCAACGAGATCATCTCCCGGCTGCGCAAGGCAGCCGAGGTCGCGGTTTTCCTCGACCCACCGCGGGTCAAGGTGGCTGAAGCGGGGAATCCAGCATGGGGCCCCAAGGACGCTCCGGTGACCATCATCGAGTTCTCCGACTTCGAGTGTCCCTACTGCGCCCGCGCCGAGAAGACCATCGATCAAATCAAGGAGAAGTACGCCGGCAAGGTGCGCATCGTCTTCCGCGACTTCCCGCTGAGTTTCCATCGCCACGCCCAAAAGGCCCACGAGGCCGCTGCCTGTGCGGGCGACCAGGACAAGTACTGGGAAATGCACAAGCTGCTCTTCGACAACCAGAAGGCCCTGGCCCCCGAGCAACTCGTGTCCTACGCCTCCCAGATCGGCCTGGACATGGACAAGTTCAAGGCCTGTCTCGACAGCGGCTCGAAGGCCGAGGAGATCGCCGCCGATCAGAAGGCCGGAGCCGCCGCCGGCGTCTCGGGAACCCCGGCCTTCTTCATCAACGGCCGCTTCCTCAGCGGTGCCCAGCCCTTCGAAGCCTTCGCGCAGATCATCGACGAGGAACTGGCCCGCTGA
- the gpmI gene encoding 2,3-bisphosphoglycerate-independent phosphoglycerate mutase: protein MRPSPRHRPPEGPLVLLILDGVGVGTGDAFDAVAQARTPQLDALRGKALVRTLRAHGTWVGLPSDKDMGNSEVGHNALGAGRVFDQGAKLVDQAIAGGAIWQGPWRELIEPLLDSGGTLHLIGLLSDGNVHSHEKQLFALIRRAAEEGVSRVRVHVLLDGRDVPETSALTYLDRLEALLAEIGGRPDRDYCIASGGGRMVTTMDRYEADWEIVARGYRAHVHGEGRGFGSARQAVETYRSEQPGLVDQYLPPFVVVDGAGRPVGRIVDGDSVIFFNFRGDRAIEISRAFEEGDGFCAFDRGCRPDVRYAGMMLYDGDLGIPRRYLVAPPRITRTISEYLAHTDLRQFACAETQKFGHVTYFWNGNRSGKFSVETEDYLEIPSDQVPFDQRPWMKSAETADAVIEQLATGRHRFLRANFAAGDMVGHTGDLEAAILAVQAVDLQIGRILPELRRVRGTLVITADHGNSDDMVERGADGRPKLDADGRPRPRTSHSLNPVEFMVQDYSGRPLALRADLPEAGLSHVAATLLELLGFEPPPGYDASLLGEGQ, encoded by the coding sequence CTGAGGCCTTCGCCTCGCCATCGCCCGCCGGAAGGGCCCCTTGTTCTGCTGATTCTCGATGGTGTGGGGGTGGGAACCGGCGATGCCTTCGATGCTGTCGCCCAGGCCCGTACACCCCAACTCGATGCCCTGCGTGGCAAGGCCCTGGTGCGCACCCTCCGTGCCCACGGGACCTGGGTCGGCCTGCCGTCGGACAAGGACATGGGTAATTCGGAGGTGGGGCACAACGCCCTGGGGGCCGGTCGTGTCTTCGACCAGGGAGCCAAGCTCGTCGACCAGGCCATCGCCGGCGGAGCGATCTGGCAGGGCCCCTGGCGGGAACTGATCGAGCCCCTGCTGGATAGCGGCGGGACGCTGCACTTGATCGGCCTGCTTTCCGACGGCAACGTTCACTCCCACGAGAAGCAGCTTTTCGCCCTGATTCGCCGGGCGGCCGAGGAGGGAGTTTCGCGGGTCAGGGTCCATGTGCTGCTCGACGGTCGGGACGTGCCCGAAACCTCGGCCTTGACCTATCTCGATCGGCTCGAGGCCCTGCTCGCCGAAATCGGGGGGCGGCCGGATCGCGACTACTGCATCGCATCCGGGGGGGGGCGGATGGTCACCACGATGGATCGCTACGAGGCCGACTGGGAGATCGTCGCCCGGGGATATCGCGCCCATGTCCACGGCGAGGGCCGGGGGTTCGGCAGTGCGCGGCAGGCGGTGGAGACCTATCGGAGCGAGCAGCCGGGCCTGGTGGACCAGTACCTGCCTCCTTTCGTGGTCGTCGATGGCGCGGGTCGGCCCGTGGGGCGGATCGTCGATGGCGACAGCGTGATCTTTTTCAACTTTCGGGGTGACCGGGCGATCGAGATCTCCCGGGCCTTCGAGGAGGGCGACGGCTTCTGTGCGTTCGACCGCGGATGCCGGCCCGACGTGCGCTATGCGGGCATGATGCTCTACGACGGGGACCTGGGAATTCCCCGGCGCTACCTGGTGGCCCCTCCCCGGATCACCCGGACGATCAGCGAGTACCTGGCCCATACCGACTTGCGGCAATTCGCCTGCGCCGAGACCCAGAAATTCGGTCATGTGACCTACTTCTGGAACGGGAATCGTTCCGGTAAATTCAGTGTCGAGACCGAGGACTACCTGGAGATTCCCTCCGACCAGGTGCCCTTCGACCAGCGCCCGTGGATGAAGTCCGCGGAGACTGCCGACGCGGTGATCGAGCAACTCGCAACAGGGCGCCACCGTTTTCTCCGGGCGAACTTCGCCGCCGGTGACATGGTGGGGCATACGGGCGACCTCGAGGCGGCGATCCTTGCGGTGCAGGCCGTCGACTTGCAGATCGGTCGTATTCTGCCCGAACTCCGGAGGGTGAGGGGCACGCTGGTGATCACCGCGGACCATGGCAACTCCGACGATATGGTCGAGCGTGGCGCCGACGGTCGTCCCAAGCTCGATGCCGACGGCCGGCCCAGGCCGAGGACCTCCCATTCCCTCAACCCGGTGGAGTTCATGGTGCAGGACTACTCCGGCCGCCCCCTGGCCTTGCGGGCGGATCTTCCCGAGGCCGGCTTGAGCCACGTGGCGGCCACGCTACTGGAGCTGCTGGGTTTCGAGCCGCCGCCCGGATACGATGCGAGCCTGTTGGGGGAGGGGCAGTGA